The bacterium DNA segment AGTATTGTTTTTATCTTTTTCTTTTTTCATTTGGTCATCAAAACAGTGGGTGATGTTACCTATCAAGATGCAGTTGAAGCCGAAAAAGCCTTTCAACAGCTAACTTTTGACATAATCAACAACAAAGAAGTTGTGCCAGACGCTGAAAACAAATTAAAAGAATATCTCTCCATCATTACATCTTTTTTTGGTAGTTCGGATCAAACGAGTTTATCATCTGCAGTCAGTGATAAAAACAATCGAATTGTAGAAACATATAACTTGGCATTCGAACAGATCAAAAATCTTTTTTTCAAAAAACAAAAACAGGGTGCAACAGAAGAACCACCCACAAACACCACCGAGCAATCAAATACCACCGAGCAATCAAACACAACAGAAAGTCTCGTTTTGCCACAGCCAATCATGCCTCAACCAGTAACCCTGCCACCATCAAACCAACAAAGCATTGAAAAAGCAGCCGAAATAGTAACGGATGCGGCAAAACAGATAAAAAACTCATTGGTCAGTGGCGCACAAACGGTTGCTCAAACGATCAGCAAAAAAGCAGAAGAGGTCTGTGAACTCATTGAAAAGAGTGACCTTGCCCAGTTTGGCGCGTCGGTAAAACAGAAGGTCCAGGATGGCATTGTCGCATGTCAGACGGTCATTGCTCCCGCGGCACACATGCAAGACGGTAGTTCAAACCAACCAACACCCGTTGATAAGAAAACAAAGCTGGAAGAGATCGTTGACCAGATCAGCATCAAAGCAGATGCACTGAGCACAACGGCAAAAACAGAAGCTTGTGCCATGCTTGATGTGGCTGAAAAGAATTTCACCGAATTGAAGAATTTTGCCAATCCAAAGTTGGAACATGTAAAAGAGGTTTGCAAAACAGCTTTTAACAACATCAAACTCTCAACATTTGGCGAAGATAAACCTGAAACGAAGATTGTACAAAAACCGATCATCCCTGAACCTGTGATTGTACCCGTATCTGACGTTAAACAACCGAAATTTGCAGGGCCTACGGATGAGCAACTGGCGCAGGGGGTCCAAGAACTTAAAACTGAAGCAGAAAAACGATTAATAGAAACAAAACAGACCGTCGAGGCTGCACGCGCACAAAAAAAAGAAGAAAAAAAAAGGCTTGCTGACGAAAAAGCAATGAAAGAAAAAGAGGCAGAGGTCAAAAAAGAATCACCAAAGTATCCAGCTGTCGGAGGTTGGCTTTTTCATACAAAGACTGAAATGCCAAACGAAAAGGATGTTATAAAAGAAACTCCATTACAAGTCACTGTAATACCAAAACCTGTTGAATCAATAAATCCATTTTTAAACAAAGCAAACCTTGATAAAAAACCAATAATACTAAACAATATCAGTAATCCTTTTGGGCCAACGTCAACCAGTACAAATCCATTTGTAGAAACACAGCCAAAAAAAGAGCTCGAAAAGAAGGCTCCTGAAAAAGCCATAAAAAAAGATACTGATCCGGCAAAGAAACCGACTGAAAAAATCAAGGAGCCAAGTAAAACAAAAGCGGAAGAAATAAATAACGCGTATCTATCACTTATGACCAAATTCAGCATGTTTTCTGACGAACTTGAAAAATCTACTTCAATTTCACAAAAACAGGTTGAAACGTTCGCTGAACTTCATACACAGTTCAAGCAGATGTCTTTGTTAGAACAAAAACAAAAGGAATCTCTTGAGACGCTATTAAAAGAATCAATAAATCAATTAATAACCTTGTCAAAAAAGCAGATCGAAAGCTCCAGAGCAGTCATTGAAAACAAGGCGCTCAGACGCGCAAACTACGTCGCACGTTGGCTTGGGCTTTCTAATGATCTTGCATGTGCAGTACCGGAAAAAAAAGATGAACAATCGAGTTTTGGTAGATTTTTCGATACAATGGAACGCAGGTTAATGGAATGTGGTGATGGTAACGTTAAATATGCAAAAATAGGCGAACAGCACAAAGTTGTGTTTGACAAAGCTCTGACAAAAGAGATTGCCGAAGAGATTGATTTGATTGAAAAAAGCATTGATGAATCGTTTGTGCCCGTAGCAAAACTGTTTGACAATAGTTTTAAAGAGCTTATGTCAGAGCAGGACAAGCAAAGCATCAGAACGGCATGCACAAAACTTTTATCTATAAATAACAATGGGAAAGATATTAAAGCTAACATTAAGCCATCAGATAAAAGTCGAGCAGACTTTTTCACAGGTAATGGCATTTTGGTTGAACTCTTGAATCTGTGTAAACGGTATCAAGAAAAGTACAAAGACAAATGGAAAAATCTGACGTCAGACCAAACAGCAAGCAAGCAGGAATTTGATGCTGCGATTAAAAAATTAAACACGGCCCTTCAAAAAGCAAGCCCACTCAGCAATAATGCGGAGCTCATTAAAGAGCTGTGCGAATCAAACCGTTGAATTTATTTTTTTGACTATGGTACAGTCGATACCAGAAACTTTTATACTGGTTGACGAATGAACCATAGTTTTTTTTATGCACTTTGCTTGTTTTCATATTACTCTTTTTTTGCGCAAGATTACGTAAAAGAGCTGACTGATCTTTCACACCAGATTGATGCAATACAAAAACAGCTCGGGACAACCAATCCGTCCGTTGAACAGCTGAAAACAGAGGCAAAATTTTTGCAACCAAAATTAGATACGTTAGCAACTGCACCATCAGGCAATCCATTTTTTAAAGCCTTTCACGAAGATGTTAACAAAAAACTGCAGGAAGTTTTATACCAGATTAACATGAAATGCATTGAAAAACAGGTAACGCGCAACCATTTTGAAGAGCAATCAAAGCTTGCATTATTGTGTATGAAAAAACATAGCCATTTTCAGTTTAACCGAAACACAAATGATCCGCAGATAAATACAATGGTTTCCACACAGCTCAATCAGTTCAAGATAGCCATTCAAAGTTACCTCAAACAGATTCCACAATTTGCTGTGCAGATAAAAAATATCGCCTCTGTGATCAATTCGACAGATATAAAAACTGCGCCACAAGCTGTGCCCGAAATAACAAAACAGCCAGAAATTAATTCTTTTGAAATGTTAAAAAATAAGGCCCAATCAGCTATTGAATCGGTAAGTTCAACGTTCGATTCATTAACTTTACAAGTAAAAAATGCACTTGAATCTGCAAAAAAGAATATTCCGATGATTGAACAGGTAGCTCCAAAAAAACCTGAGATTGGCTATGTGCCTACGCAACAGAAGACTGCTGAAAAAAATATAATACAAAGAACACCAGCACTCAGCTTGATTACCAACGTGATGCAAAGAATCCACAAAAGCTTGACTTTGCTTGCCAAATATCAGGAACAGCTGGCATTGTTTGAATTTTTGACTATCAACTCATTTCTTTCCGACCATACGGTTGCATTTTATAAAGGGATGTTTGGATACCTTGAAAACCAGTTAATTACTGCTTCCAAAACTATTGTAAAAACCTATGAAGCTTTAACAGATGCGAATGAGCAGTTTTTATATTATTACCTGGCTGTCAACCCGGTACTTTTACAGTTTCATCTGATTCAATACAGCATTAATCAAAGCTATACTCAAGTACCCCATGATCAATATGAGATTAAAAAGCTCTGGCATAACTGTAAACAACCGGAACTGAGTACCATTTTTAAGAGTCAACAAACTAGAACAGAAGTGATTCAGCTGTTGGATCGTAAAATTACACAGGCAAACACAAACAGCATTGAAGATATCATGATTCTTTACTCGTTGTGCAACATGATTAAATCAGTAGAAAAAAACAGTACAACTATGGAAAGCATTGAACAAAAACTTAATCAAAAGATCGAAAATGTTTTGCGCAATCATTATCTCATCTTACAAGTCGTTCCCACAAGAATGAAAAATCATATCGAATGTAATGCAACGTTAGAACCGATTGCTCATCTGTTGTTAAAAACCTTTTATCAAACGGCACCGCTGCTGGCATTTTTAAAACATGAAATAGAAGTAAATGAACAAAACGCAGAGGAAGGTATAGCTGATGAAAGGCTTAAAAAAATTAACAAAATTGTAGTCAAACAAAAACAAGACCTTTTGTCGGCGATTGATCGTGAAGAAAAAATAATGGATACTCGCAATAAACAGAAACTACCGGATAGTTTTATTGCATTTCAGATCACGCGAATAAAAGAGCTCGTAGTCCATTATATGAAACTATCAAGAAAATTGTTTGAAAGGATATAAACCACCTATTTTAAAAAGGGAGATAGTATGAAATACTTATCACTGTTTATTGTTATGTCACAGTTTTTACATGGACATACGATAGTTTTAAATGACACAGAACTGTCCATAAAAATCGTCAATACTGAAGGAACAACTATTCAAGAACTCCTTCCGCATAATGAAATTAGAATAGAAAGCCAACAAGAAAATACAACCATGCTTTTTTTGTATAAAGCTGAAGCCACTGAAAACAGTACACCACTTGCAATCATTACCATACCGCAAACAACAGATTCTGAAGAAACTGAACAAAGATTGCTACTATCAGAAATTTTATCAGATGCGATAGCATTTAAAAAAGTTTACAAAACTGAAAACAAACTGTCTTTGCAACAGGCAGCGGTACTTGCGGCTATGAAACAGAAACAGAGCCCTGTTTGTACGAGTTGTGCTGCACGAAAAGCGCAAAAAAGAGGTAAATCGATTGTTCTGACCAAACAATAAACTCCTTTTATTTGCTTTTTTTTGACAGCATTTTATAATCAGATAGAATGATCAGATTTATTAATGTTTACGTGGAGCAAAGTCGGTGATAGCTACTTCAGATTTTCGAAAAGGCGCCAAACTTCTCTTGCGAGGAGAACCTTATATTATTGTTGATTTTCAACATGTAAAACCGGGCAAGGGTGGGGCATTTATTCGGACTAAGATGAAAAACATGATTACGAATCTTACCAAGGAGGAAACCTTCCGGTCAGGTGAAAAATTCGAAATTCCAGATTTAGAATATAAAAATATGCAATACCTCTACGAGCAAGATGGACTGTACTGTTTTATGGATCAAGACTCTTATGATCAGGTAAACTTTGATAAAAAACAGATCGAAGATGCTCTTGACTATCTTTGTGAACAGGTCGTGTATTCTATCTTATATTTTGAAGGTAAACCGATTTCTGTGCAACCGCCAATGCATATGGAGCTTGAAGTCAAACAGACGCCGCCAGGAGTAAAAGGAGATACAGCGCAAGGCGCAGGCACAAAACCGGCAACGTTAAGCACAGGACTTGTTGTCCAGGTACCACTTTTTGTTAATGAAGGGGATTTTATTAAAGTGGATACGCGCGAAGGCATTTATATTGAACGAGTGAAGAAGTAAAAAAGAACAGCGGGTCGAAATTATAGTATAGTTTCGACTCTTCATTATTAAAAGTGTTGATATGTATAACGACAACGATCCTAGCGATCTTTTACATTCCTACGATGACCTGTCAAAAAGAGAACTGCGTTCCTTTGTTCTTCATCTTTTATATGCATTAGAATCACTTGATTATCAGGACTCATTAATGAGTGTTATTGATAATTTTAATCGTGGTTTTGAAATGAATATCCCCATGAACAGTACGCTTGTTAAAACCGTTGAATCTATTGCAATGCAAAAAGAGACCCTTGATGAATCTTACAAAGAGTACCTTGCGCATTGGAAAATGGAACGGTTAAGCGTGATGGTGCGCCTCATACTACGCTATGCAATATGGGAAATACAACAAAAGGAGCTTGATCCCAAAATTATTATCAATGAAGCAATCGAACTTGCAAAACAGTTTGCAGAAAAAGATGCGTACCGCTTTGTAAATGGCATATTGGACCAGTTTGTAAAAACTAAAAAAGCGCTTATTTCTCAGTAACCAAAATGCGTGGGTCTTTCGACCAGTCAAAAGAAACCTCAAGCTCTTTGGTGGTCTCTGCTATCTTAACCACTCTTTTGTCACTACTTGCATATGAATAGGGAAATTTCGCTTCGTACGACAATAAACACTCATTATTTTTCAGACAGAGCTCAATGGAGCTGGTAAGTGGCACCGTAAGATCATCTGCTTTTAATGTGAATTCGGGGATGTATGTTGCTGCACCATACTTGTACGAGGTCATCTCTTTGCTAATATTTGTTTTGAGGGTCACGGTCCGTGTTTTTGACTCAGTTTCAAGTTTGGCAGCCTGTTTCTTCTCACCATTTTGCCCGAGGGTCGATACTTTTACCTGTTGCTCCTCTTTTTTTTCCAAAGCTTCTACCGGCCCACAAACTACTTGCGGCTGCACCAGTATAGTGTCAGGTATTACTGGTACCGCTACTGCTTGTAAAAAATATATCAAAATAAACATTATTCCCCTCCCTTTTGTAACGTTCTATTCTACCTCT contains these protein-coding regions:
- the nusB gene encoding transcription antitermination factor NusB; its protein translation is MYNDNDPSDLLHSYDDLSKRELRSFVLHLLYALESLDYQDSLMSVIDNFNRGFEMNIPMNSTLVKTVESIAMQKETLDESYKEYLAHWKMERLSVMVRLILRYAIWEIQQKELDPKIIINEAIELAKQFAEKDAYRFVNGILDQFVKTKKALISQ
- the efp gene encoding elongation factor P, with the protein product MIATSDFRKGAKLLLRGEPYIIVDFQHVKPGKGGAFIRTKMKNMITNLTKEETFRSGEKFEIPDLEYKNMQYLYEQDGLYCFMDQDSYDQVNFDKKQIEDALDYLCEQVVYSILYFEGKPISVQPPMHMELEVKQTPPGVKGDTAQGAGTKPATLSTGLVVQVPLFVNEGDFIKVDTREGIYIERVKK